From one Mycolicibacterium sp. HK-90 genomic stretch:
- a CDS encoding fatty acyl-AMP ligase: MSRFTEKMFRNARESKRGMVTGEPHEPIRHTWGEVHERARRIAGGLAAAGIGHGDAVGVLAGFPVEIAPTAQGVWMRGASLTMLHQPTPRTDLAVWADDTMNVIGMIEADAVIVSEPFLVAIPVLEEKGIKVVKVADLLAADPIDPVETGEDDLALMQLTSGSTGSPKAVQITHRNIHSNAEAMFIGAEYDVDKDVMVSWLPCFHDMGMVGFLTIPMYFGAELVKVTPMDFLRDTLLWAKLITKYKGTMTAAPNFAYALFAKRLRRQAKPGEYDLSTLRFALSGAEPVEPADVEDLLDAGKPFGLPESAILPAYGMAETCLAVSFSPCNAGLVVDEVDADLLAALRRAVPATKGNTKRLASLGPLLKDLEARVVDEHGDVMPARGVGVIELRGESLTPGYITMGGFLPAQDEHGWYDTGDLGYITEEGNIIVCGRVKDVIIMAGRNIYPTDIERAAGRVEGVRPGCAVAVRLDAGHSRETFAVAVESNAWQDPAEVRRIEHQVAHEVVSEVDMRPRNVVVLGPGSIPKTPSGKLRRANSVSLITG, from the coding sequence GTGAGCAGATTCACCGAGAAGATGTTCCGCAACGCTCGGGAGAGCAAACGCGGGATGGTGACTGGTGAACCGCACGAGCCGATTCGCCACACCTGGGGTGAGGTTCACGAGCGGGCCAGGCGCATCGCGGGCGGTTTGGCCGCCGCGGGCATCGGCCACGGGGACGCCGTCGGCGTGCTGGCCGGGTTCCCGGTGGAGATCGCGCCGACCGCGCAGGGTGTGTGGATGCGCGGCGCCAGCCTGACGATGCTGCACCAGCCCACCCCGCGCACCGACCTGGCGGTCTGGGCCGACGACACCATGAACGTGATCGGCATGATCGAGGCCGACGCCGTCATCGTCTCGGAGCCCTTCCTGGTCGCCATCCCGGTGCTGGAGGAAAAGGGCATCAAGGTGGTCAAGGTCGCCGACCTGCTGGCCGCCGACCCGATCGACCCGGTGGAGACCGGCGAGGACGATCTGGCGCTGATGCAGCTGACCTCCGGGTCGACGGGATCGCCCAAGGCAGTGCAGATCACGCACCGCAACATCCACTCCAACGCGGAGGCGATGTTCATCGGTGCCGAGTACGACGTCGACAAGGACGTCATGGTCAGCTGGCTGCCCTGCTTCCACGACATGGGCATGGTCGGCTTCCTGACCATCCCGATGTACTTCGGCGCCGAGCTGGTCAAGGTCACGCCGATGGACTTCCTGCGCGACACGCTGCTGTGGGCCAAGCTCATCACCAAGTACAAGGGCACCATGACGGCGGCGCCCAACTTCGCCTACGCCCTGTTCGCCAAGCGGCTGCGCCGGCAGGCCAAGCCCGGTGAGTACGACCTGTCCACCCTGCGGTTCGCGCTCTCGGGTGCCGAGCCGGTGGAGCCGGCCGACGTCGAGGACCTGCTGGATGCGGGCAAGCCCTTCGGGCTTCCGGAGTCGGCGATCCTGCCGGCCTACGGCATGGCCGAGACCTGCCTGGCGGTGTCGTTCTCGCCGTGCAACGCCGGTCTGGTGGTCGACGAGGTCGACGCCGATCTGCTGGCCGCCCTGCGCCGCGCCGTGCCCGCCACCAAGGGCAACACCAAGCGGCTGGCCTCACTGGGCCCGCTGCTGAAAGACCTTGAGGCCCGCGTCGTCGACGAGCACGGCGACGTCATGCCGGCCCGCGGCGTCGGCGTCATCGAGCTGCGCGGCGAATCGTTGACCCCCGGCTACATCACCATGGGCGGCTTCCTGCCGGCCCAGGATGAGCACGGCTGGTATGACACCGGCGACCTCGGCTACATCACCGAGGAGGGCAACATCATCGTGTGTGGTCGCGTCAAGGACGTGATCATCATGGCCGGGCGCAACATCTACCCGACGGACATCGAGCGTGCGGCCGGCCGCGTGGAGGGCGTGCGTCCCGGCTGTGCCGTGGCGGTGCGTCTGGATGCGGGCCACTCGCGCGAGACCTTTGCCGTCGCCGTGGAGTCCAACGCCTGGCAGGATCCGGCCGAGGTGCGCCGGATCGAGCACCAGGTGGCACACGAGGTGGTTTCCGAGGTCGACATGCGTCCGCGCAACGTCGTCGTGCTCGGCCCCGGCAGCATCCCGAAGACCCCGTCGGGCAAGCTGCGCCGCGCCAACTCGGTGTCTCTGATCACCGGCTGA
- a CDS encoding 4-(cytidine 5'-diphospho)-2-C-methyl-D-erythritol kinase, producing MSASDGSTASEWVPTGSVTVRVPGKVNLYLAVGDVRDDGYHDLTTVFHAVSLLDEVTVRNADMLSLTVAGEGVESVPTDERNLAWRAAELLADHVGRSPDVSISIEKSIPVAGGMAGGSADAAAVLVAMNTLWELGVPRRDLHALAARLGSDVPFALHGGTALGTGRGEELATVLARSTFHWVLAFAHRGLSTPKVFGELDRLRADTSTGGPPRADEPEPVLAALASGDPAELAALLANDLQSAALSLYPDLRRTLRAGVEAGALAGIVSGSGPTCAFLCPSSTTAVDVGVQLAGAGVCRTVRVASGPVSGARVVPAPSTSV from the coding sequence GTGTCAGCTTCCGACGGCAGTACCGCGTCCGAATGGGTCCCTACCGGTTCGGTCACCGTGCGCGTCCCCGGCAAGGTGAATCTGTACCTGGCCGTGGGCGACGTGCGCGACGACGGGTACCACGACCTCACCACGGTGTTCCACGCCGTGTCACTGCTGGACGAGGTGACCGTGCGCAACGCCGACATGCTGTCGCTGACGGTCGCGGGTGAGGGCGTGGAGTCGGTGCCCACCGACGAACGCAACCTGGCCTGGCGCGCCGCCGAGCTGCTGGCCGACCACGTCGGCCGGTCGCCCGACGTGTCGATCAGCATCGAGAAGTCGATCCCGGTGGCCGGTGGCATGGCCGGGGGCAGTGCCGACGCGGCGGCGGTGCTGGTCGCGATGAACACGCTGTGGGAGCTCGGCGTGCCCAGGCGCGATCTGCACGCACTGGCCGCCCGGCTGGGCAGTGACGTCCCGTTCGCGCTGCACGGTGGGACGGCCCTGGGGACCGGCCGCGGCGAGGAGCTGGCCACCGTGCTCGCCCGCAGTACCTTTCACTGGGTGCTGGCATTCGCGCATCGGGGCCTGTCCACGCCCAAGGTGTTCGGCGAGTTGGACCGGCTGCGGGCGGACACCTCGACGGGTGGCCCGCCGCGGGCGGACGAACCCGAGCCGGTGCTGGCCGCGCTGGCCTCCGGCGATCCGGCCGAACTGGCCGCGCTGCTGGCCAACGACCTGCAGTCAGCGGCGCTGAGCCTGTACCCGGATCTGCGCCGCACACTGCGCGCCGGCGTGGAGGCCGGTGCCCTGGCGGGCATCGTGTCCGGGTCGGGCCCGACGTGTGCGTTCCTGTGTCCCTCGTCGACCACTGCGGTGGACGTCGGGGTGCAGCTGGCCGGAGCCGGAGTGTGCCGGACGGTGCGGGTGGCCAGCGGACCCGTGAGTGGCGCGCGCGTGGTTCCGGCGCCCTCGACGTCGGTCTGA
- a CDS encoding serine/threonine-protein kinase produces MPSPEVIVAGYTATQVVGSGGSAVVYTARDPDGAIVALKVLDGERRPGDLARLQREFDFARRLDHPNIVTVYAAGPGWLAMEFVDGGTVSDLPDTEAQLTALTQTAGALDHAHRRGIVHCDVKPANILVDQPFSRAVLIDFGVAHSMAEDVAARLAHDPGRLSLDPARRITRQTPESHLNIQASLPYSAPELLAGRAPSGATDQYALACTTVELLTGSPPFSAGDAMAMIDHHLHSRPPRISERGNGIPRAVDPVVVKALAKDAERRHPSCTEFIGLVIEALGRPT; encoded by the coding sequence GTGCCCTCACCCGAGGTGATCGTCGCGGGATACACCGCGACACAAGTCGTAGGGAGTGGCGGCTCGGCGGTCGTGTACACCGCGCGTGACCCCGACGGGGCCATCGTTGCGCTCAAGGTTCTCGACGGTGAACGCCGGCCCGGCGACCTCGCCCGGCTGCAGCGCGAGTTCGATTTCGCCCGTCGGCTTGACCATCCCAACATCGTCACGGTGTACGCGGCGGGCCCGGGCTGGCTGGCGATGGAGTTCGTCGACGGCGGCACGGTGAGCGATCTGCCCGACACCGAAGCGCAGCTCACCGCACTGACCCAGACCGCGGGCGCACTCGACCATGCCCACCGTCGCGGAATCGTGCACTGCGACGTCAAACCCGCCAACATCCTTGTCGATCAACCGTTTTCGAGGGCGGTGCTGATCGACTTCGGGGTGGCGCACTCGATGGCCGAGGACGTCGCCGCCCGCCTGGCGCACGATCCCGGCCGGCTCAGTCTCGATCCGGCCCGCCGCATCACCCGCCAGACACCCGAATCGCACCTGAACATCCAGGCGTCGCTTCCCTATTCGGCACCCGAACTGCTCGCCGGCCGGGCCCCGTCGGGCGCCACCGACCAGTACGCGCTGGCCTGCACGACGGTGGAACTGCTTACGGGGTCACCACCGTTTTCCGCGGGAGACGCGATGGCCATGATCGACCATCACCTGCACAGCCGCCCGCCACGAATATCGGAGCGGGGCAACGGGATTCCGCGCGCCGTCGACCCTGTGGTGGTCAAGGCCCTGGCGAAGGACGCAGAACGGCGCCACCCCTCGTGCACGGAATTCATCGGCCTCGTCATCGAAGCGTTGGGCCGCCCAACGTGA